One window from the genome of Labilithrix sp. encodes:
- a CDS encoding efflux RND transporter permease subunit, with translation MQWLAEICVKRPIFATVLVLLISVIGMAGYGKLGLDRFPNIDIPIVVVITRLPGAAPEDVETEITEKVEEACNTISGIDEMQSITTEGVSQVIIRFVLEKNTDVASQEVRDRLQLIIPDLPRGIDLPTVQKLDPDASPVIYLALRYPGKQIQEVTELADKRVRRHFESVNGVGQVAIVGGQKRQVNVWLDPVRMRAVNITALDVQRAIGTQNLTMPGGRVDTGPEQLTLRIHGRVERPDEIGDLVVRQEAGHSIRVRDVGTVEDGREEAQTAAYLNGEPAVVLAIRKQSGANTVEVVDAIRERLTDLKRTLPQGATVDVVRDDSGVIRTSVEGVKEHLVGGAILAAIVVFLFLGNVRSTIIAAIAIPVSIIGTFAAMWFEGFTLNTITLLALALAVGIVIDDAIVVLENVFRYVDEKGYGPREATLLATKEIGLAVLATTLSLIAVFLPVAFLGGIPGRFLKSFGVTMAMSIAISLFVAFSLTPMLTSRWLKEKVPGAKKPLGERVTDVFYRPIERVYMAVLRVVIRHRWIVVLAAGGALGSCVPLAGAANKGFLPVNDEAHFEVVVRTPEGTSLSQTALITERMARELRTWTEVKRTLMTVGDDNAKTQNVGRIYVRLADPEDRKLTQAQLMDRTRHEITSKQDKSYRINVQEVAAFGGGGFSTAKIQYTIRGPDLKGLEVATGHVLEKLRKVPGAVDVDSSLIVGKPEIGVHIDRPRAADLGVSVQDTAMALRLLVDGDKVSAYEEKGEQYDVRVRAEREYRADQVGLTMLTVPSQSLGNVPLRSVVDLTRGTGPSQINHLNRQRNVMILANVAPGVSEGKVADELARIIKEENLPPAYTAEPTGQTREMVRVFKSFAIAVLLSFIFMYLVLAAQFESWLHPITILLSLPLTLPFAVLSIIIFRQAIDLYSILGILVLFGVVKKNAILQIDHTNQLRAAGMARDEAILQANRDRLRPILMTTAAFVAGMMPLVLSKGVGAAYNRATAGVVVGGQTLSLLLTLLATPVAYSYFDDIGRFFRRLTGRPEPKVHLPPGLDPNVALPHGPHGANAEE, from the coding sequence ATGCAGTGGCTTGCAGAGATCTGCGTCAAGCGACCGATCTTCGCGACGGTCCTCGTCCTCCTCATCTCCGTCATCGGCATGGCGGGGTACGGGAAGCTCGGGCTCGACCGCTTCCCGAACATCGACATCCCGATCGTCGTCGTCATCACGCGCCTCCCCGGCGCGGCGCCGGAGGACGTCGAGACCGAGATCACGGAGAAGGTCGAGGAGGCCTGCAACACGATCAGCGGCATCGACGAGATGCAGTCGATCACGACCGAAGGCGTCTCGCAGGTCATCATCCGCTTCGTCCTCGAGAAGAACACCGACGTCGCGTCGCAGGAGGTCCGCGATCGCCTCCAGCTCATCATCCCCGACCTCCCGCGCGGCATCGACCTGCCCACCGTGCAGAAGCTCGATCCCGACGCGTCGCCGGTCATCTACCTCGCGCTCCGCTACCCCGGGAAGCAGATCCAGGAGGTCACCGAGCTCGCCGACAAGCGCGTGCGCCGGCACTTCGAGTCGGTGAACGGCGTCGGTCAGGTCGCGATCGTCGGCGGGCAGAAGCGGCAGGTGAACGTCTGGCTCGATCCGGTCCGCATGCGCGCGGTGAACATCACCGCCCTCGACGTCCAGCGCGCGATCGGCACGCAGAACCTCACGATGCCGGGCGGCCGCGTCGACACGGGGCCGGAGCAGCTCACGCTCCGCATCCACGGCCGCGTCGAGCGCCCGGACGAGATCGGCGACCTCGTCGTCCGCCAGGAGGCGGGCCACTCGATCCGCGTGCGCGACGTCGGCACGGTCGAGGACGGCCGCGAGGAGGCGCAGACCGCGGCCTACCTGAACGGCGAGCCCGCCGTCGTCCTCGCGATCCGCAAGCAGTCCGGCGCGAACACGGTCGAGGTCGTCGACGCGATCCGCGAGCGCCTCACCGACCTCAAGCGCACGCTCCCGCAAGGCGCCACCGTCGACGTCGTGCGCGACGACTCGGGCGTCATCCGCACCTCGGTCGAGGGCGTGAAGGAGCACCTCGTCGGCGGCGCGATCCTCGCCGCGATCGTCGTCTTCTTGTTCCTCGGCAACGTGCGCTCGACCATCATCGCGGCGATCGCGATCCCGGTCTCGATCATCGGCACGTTCGCGGCGATGTGGTTCGAGGGCTTCACCCTCAACACGATCACGCTCCTCGCGCTCGCGCTCGCGGTCGGCATCGTCATCGACGACGCGATCGTCGTGCTCGAGAACGTGTTCCGCTACGTCGACGAGAAGGGCTACGGCCCGCGCGAGGCGACGCTCCTCGCGACGAAGGAGATCGGTCTCGCCGTCCTCGCGACGACGCTCTCGCTCATCGCGGTCTTCCTCCCGGTCGCGTTCCTCGGCGGCATCCCGGGGCGCTTCCTCAAGAGCTTCGGCGTGACGATGGCGATGTCGATCGCGATATCGCTCTTCGTCGCCTTCAGCTTGACGCCGATGCTCACGAGCCGGTGGCTCAAGGAGAAGGTCCCCGGCGCGAAGAAGCCGCTCGGCGAGCGCGTCACCGACGTGTTCTACCGCCCGATCGAGCGCGTCTACATGGCGGTGCTGCGCGTCGTCATCCGCCATCGCTGGATCGTCGTCCTCGCGGCGGGCGGCGCGCTCGGCTCCTGCGTCCCGCTCGCGGGCGCGGCGAACAAGGGCTTCCTCCCCGTCAACGACGAGGCGCACTTCGAGGTCGTCGTCCGCACGCCGGAGGGCACGAGCCTCTCGCAGACCGCGCTCATCACCGAGCGCATGGCGCGCGAGCTCCGCACGTGGACGGAGGTGAAGCGCACGCTGATGACGGTCGGCGACGACAACGCGAAGACGCAGAACGTCGGCCGCATCTACGTCCGCCTCGCCGACCCGGAGGACCGCAAGCTCACCCAGGCGCAGCTGATGGACCGGACGCGCCACGAGATCACGTCGAAGCAGGACAAGTCCTACCGCATCAACGTGCAGGAGGTCGCGGCGTTCGGCGGCGGCGGGTTCTCGACCGCGAAGATCCAGTACACGATCCGCGGTCCGGACCTGAAGGGCCTCGAGGTCGCGACCGGGCACGTCCTCGAGAAGCTCCGCAAGGTGCCGGGCGCGGTCGACGTCGACTCGTCGCTCATCGTCGGCAAGCCGGAGATCGGCGTCCACATCGACCGCCCGCGCGCCGCCGACCTCGGGGTCTCGGTGCAGGACACGGCGATGGCGCTCCGCCTCCTCGTCGACGGCGACAAGGTCTCGGCCTACGAAGAGAAGGGCGAGCAGTACGACGTCCGCGTGCGCGCGGAGCGCGAGTACCGCGCGGACCAGGTCGGCCTCACGATGCTCACGGTCCCGTCGCAGAGCCTCGGCAACGTGCCGCTCCGCAGCGTCGTCGACCTGACGCGCGGCACGGGCCCGTCGCAGATCAACCACCTCAACCGCCAGCGCAACGTGATGATCCTCGCGAACGTCGCGCCGGGCGTGAGCGAAGGAAAGGTGGCGGACGAGCTGGCCCGCATCATCAAGGAGGAGAACCTCCCGCCCGCCTACACCGCGGAGCCGACCGGCCAGACGCGCGAGATGGTGCGCGTCTTCAAGAGCTTCGCGATCGCGGTGCTCCTCTCGTTCATCTTCATGTACCTGGTGCTCGCGGCGCAGTTCGAGAGCTGGCTCCACCCGATCACGATCCTGCTCTCGCTCCCGCTGACGCTGCCTTTCGCGGTGCTGTCGATCATCATCTTCCGCCAGGCGATCGACCTCTATTCGATCCTCGGCATCCTGGTCCTCTTCGGCGTCGTGAAGAAGAACGCGATCTTGCAGATCGACCACACGAACCAGCTCCGCGCGGCGGGGATGGCGCGCGACGAGGCGATCCTGCAAGCGAACCGCGACCGCTTGCGCCCCATCTTGATGACGACGGCGGCGTTCGTGGCCGGCATGATGCCGCTCGTCCTCTCGAAGGGCGTCGGCGCCGCGTACAACCGCGCCACCGCCGGCGTCGTCGTCGGCGGCCAGACGCTGTCGCTCCTGCTCACGCTCCTCGCGACCCCGGTCGCGTACTCCTACTTCGACGACATCGGCCGCTTCTTCCGCCGCCTCACCGGCCGCCCCGAGCCGAAGGTCCACCTCCCGCCGGGCCTCGACCCCAACGTCGCGCTCCCCCACGGCCCGCACGGCGCAAACGCGGAGGAGTAG